The following coding sequences are from one Cervus canadensis isolate Bull #8, Minnesota chromosome 4, ASM1932006v1, whole genome shotgun sequence window:
- the IRF1 gene encoding interferon regulatory factor 1 isoform X2: MPITRMRMRPWLEMQINSNQIPGLIWINKEEMIFQIPWKHAAKHGWDINKDACLFRSWAIHTGRYKAGEKEPDPKTWKANFRCAMNSLPDIEEVKDQSRNKGSSAVRVYRMLPPLTKNQRKERKSKSSRDAKSKAKKKPYGEYSPDTFSDGLSSSTLPDDHSNYTVRSYMGQDLDIERTLTPVEAVPDSTSDLYNFQVSPMPSTSEAATDEDEEGKLTEDIMKLLEQTGWQQTSVDGKGYLLNEPGAQPTSVYGEFSCKEEPEVDSPGGYIGLISSDMKNMDASWLDSLLTPVRLPSVQAIPCAP, encoded by the exons ATGCCCATCACTCGGATGCGCATGAGACCTTGGCTAGAGATGCAGATTAATTCCAACCAAATCCCAGGGCTGATCTGGATTAATAAA GAGGAGATGATCTTCCAGATCCCATGGAAGCACGCTGCGAAGCATGGCTGGGATATCAACAAGGATGCCTGTCTGTTTCGGAGCTGGGCCATTCACACAG GCCGATACAAAGCAGGGGAAAAGGAGCCTGATCCCAAGACCTGGAAGGCCAACTTTCGCTGCGCCATGAACTCCCTGCCAGATATTGAGGAGGTGAAGGACCAGAGCAGGAACAAGGGCAGTTCAGCTGTGCGGGTGTACCGGATGCTCCCACCCCTCACCAAGAACCAGAGGAAAG AGAGAAAGTCCAAGTCCAGCCGAGACGCTAAGAGCAAGGCCAAGAAGAAG CCATATGGGGAATACAGCCCCGATACCTTCTCTGATGGACTCAGTAGCTCCACCCTGCCTGATGACCATAGCAACTACACAGTTCGCAGCTACATGGGGCAGGACCTAGACATTGAACGGACTCTCACTCCAG TGGAAGCCGTGCCAGACAGCACCAGCGACCTGTACAACTTTCAGGTGTCGCCCATGCCCTCCACCTCCGAAG CTGCAACAGATGAGGACGAGGAAGGGAAATTAACTGAGGACATCATGAAG CTCTTGGAGCAAACAGGGTGGCAGCAGACAAGCGTGGATGGGAAGGGGTACCTGCTTAATGAACCCGGGGCCCAGCCCACCTCTGTCTACGGAGAGTTCAGTTGCAAGGAGGAGCCAGAAGTTGACAGCCCTGGGG GGTATATTGGCCTGATATCTTCAGATATGAAGAACATGGATGCCAGCTGGTTGGACAGCCTGCTGACCCCGGTCAGGCTGCCCTCCGTCCAGGCCATTCCTTGTGCACCATAG
- the IRF1 gene encoding interferon regulatory factor 1 isoform X1: MPITRMRMRPWLEMQINSNQIPGLIWINKEEMIFQIPWKHAAKHGWDINKDACLFRSWAIHTGRYKAGEKEPDPKTWKANFRCAMNSLPDIEEVKDQSRNKGSSAVRVYRMLPPLTKNQRKERKSKSSRDAKSKAKKKPYGEYSPDTFSDGLSSSTLPDDHSNYTVRSYMGQDLDIERTLTPALSPSVSSTLSIWPIPVEAVPDSTSDLYNFQVSPMPSTSEAATDEDEEGKLTEDIMKLLEQTGWQQTSVDGKGYLLNEPGAQPTSVYGEFSCKEEPEVDSPGGYIGLISSDMKNMDASWLDSLLTPVRLPSVQAIPCAP; encoded by the exons ATGCCCATCACTCGGATGCGCATGAGACCTTGGCTAGAGATGCAGATTAATTCCAACCAAATCCCAGGGCTGATCTGGATTAATAAA GAGGAGATGATCTTCCAGATCCCATGGAAGCACGCTGCGAAGCATGGCTGGGATATCAACAAGGATGCCTGTCTGTTTCGGAGCTGGGCCATTCACACAG GCCGATACAAAGCAGGGGAAAAGGAGCCTGATCCCAAGACCTGGAAGGCCAACTTTCGCTGCGCCATGAACTCCCTGCCAGATATTGAGGAGGTGAAGGACCAGAGCAGGAACAAGGGCAGTTCAGCTGTGCGGGTGTACCGGATGCTCCCACCCCTCACCAAGAACCAGAGGAAAG AGAGAAAGTCCAAGTCCAGCCGAGACGCTAAGAGCAAGGCCAAGAAGAAG CCATATGGGGAATACAGCCCCGATACCTTCTCTGATGGACTCAGTAGCTCCACCCTGCCTGATGACCATAGCAACTACACAGTTCGCAGCTACATGGGGCAGGACCTAGACATTGAACGGACTCTCACTCCAG CGCTGTCACCGAGCGTCAGTAGTACTCTTTCTATCTGGCCCATTCCAGTGGAAGCCGTGCCAGACAGCACCAGCGACCTGTACAACTTTCAGGTGTCGCCCATGCCCTCCACCTCCGAAG CTGCAACAGATGAGGACGAGGAAGGGAAATTAACTGAGGACATCATGAAG CTCTTGGAGCAAACAGGGTGGCAGCAGACAAGCGTGGATGGGAAGGGGTACCTGCTTAATGAACCCGGGGCCCAGCCCACCTCTGTCTACGGAGAGTTCAGTTGCAAGGAGGAGCCAGAAGTTGACAGCCCTGGGG GGTATATTGGCCTGATATCTTCAGATATGAAGAACATGGATGCCAGCTGGTTGGACAGCCTGCTGACCCCGGTCAGGCTGCCCTCCGTCCAGGCCATTCCTTGTGCACCATAG